A window from Tissierellales bacterium encodes these proteins:
- a CDS encoding L,D-transpeptidase has product MKKSRALIKVQVLLIVMLFFINTISYGEDALGEEPLEKYISKGFNGAQVEQRNTLLKFQAENNLSVDGIIGKETNMALKEKDKEIIDIIPEEVKDDRWFIVINKTKKILTVYKSGKVYKKYPVAVGKPSSPTPDYKFTIINKAKNPYWGGMGGKFTPIEGGAPNNPLGKRWLGLSIEEHWGYGIHGNSSPSSIGGYVSSGCIRMINEDIGELFEYIPVKTKV; this is encoded by the coding sequence TTGAAAAAAAGTAGGGCCCTAATTAAGGTACAAGTTTTACTAATAGTGATGTTATTTTTTATTAATACAATAAGTTATGGGGAAGATGCACTAGGTGAAGAGCCTTTGGAAAAATATATTAGTAAAGGGTTTAATGGGGCTCAGGTAGAGCAAAGGAATACTCTTTTAAAATTTCAGGCAGAAAATAATTTATCAGTAGATGGAATAATTGGAAAAGAGACTAATATGGCTTTAAAAGAAAAGGACAAAGAAATAATAGATATAATACCAGAGGAAGTTAAGGATGATAGGTGGTTTATAGTTATAAATAAAACGAAAAAGATATTAACAGTCTATAAAAGTGGAAAGGTATATAAAAAGTATCCTGTAGCAGTAGGTAAACCTTCATCTCCAACTCCTGATTATAAATTTACCATTATTAATAAAGCAAAAAATCCTTATTGGGGTGGAATGGGTGGTAAGTTTACACCAATAGAAGGAGGAGCCCCCAATAATCCTTTAGGAAAAAGGTGGTTAGGCCTATCTATAGAGGAACATTGGGGATATGGGATCCATGGGAATTCATCCCCATCTTCAATAGGAGGTTATGTATCTTCTGGATGTATAAGAATGATTAATGAAGATATAGGAGAATTATTTGAATATATTCCTGTGAAAACAAAAGTT
- the asrC gene encoding sulfite reductase subunit C, whose product MDINTGRLKKNAFRVTKERGKTAARVRVPGGHIEAEHLAILKEIAEKYGNGTLHITSRQGFEIPGIPMEYVYEVNKSLQPVIEGLNINQVDPNTGYPASGTRNVSACIGNNVCPFANYNTTNFAKKIEDAIFPNNFHVKVALTGCPNDCIKAAMQDFGIIGMTEPQYDYNRCIGCEACVDNCKKRVTGALSFENYKVVRDPEKCIGCGECVDKCPMSAWTRSEEKYYKLIIMGRTGKKNPRLAREFIKWVDEESIIKIILNTYDFIEEYIDKDAPGGKEHIGYIIDRTGFHEFKKWALKDVELGPKAEVQNNIYWY is encoded by the coding sequence ATGGATATAAATACAGGTCGTCTTAAAAAGAATGCTTTTAGAGTAACAAAAGAAAGAGGAAAAACTGCTGCAAGAGTTAGGGTGCCAGGAGGGCATATTGAGGCAGAACATTTAGCAATATTGAAAGAAATTGCAGAAAAATATGGAAATGGTACTCTCCATATAACCAGTAGACAAGGTTTTGAAATACCAGGTATACCAATGGAGTATGTATATGAAGTAAATAAATCTCTTCAACCAGTTATAGAGGGGTTAAATATAAATCAAGTTGATCCTAATACAGGTTATCCAGCTTCTGGGACTAGGAATGTATCAGCTTGTATAGGAAACAATGTATGTCCTTTTGCTAATTATAATACAACAAACTTTGCGAAAAAAATAGAGGATGCAATTTTTCCTAATAATTTTCATGTAAAAGTTGCTCTTACAGGTTGTCCTAATGATTGTATTAAAGCGGCAATGCAAGATTTTGGTATAATAGGTATGACGGAGCCACAATACGATTATAATAGATGTATAGGCTGTGAGGCTTGTGTTGACAATTGTAAAAAGAGAGTAACAGGAGCTTTATCCTTTGAAAATTACAAAGTAGTAAGAGATCCAGAAAAATGTATTGGTTGTGGAGAATGTGTAGACAAATGTCCTATGTCTGCCTGGACAAGAAGTGAGGAGAAGTATTATAAACTTATAATAATGGGTAGAACAGGAAAGAAAAATCCAAGACTTGCAAGGGAATTTATTAAATGGGTAGACGAAGAAAGTATTATAAAAATAATTTTAAATACTTATGATTTTATAGAAGAATATATTGATAAAGATGCTCCAGGAGGAAAAGAGCATATAGGATATATAATAGATAGAACAGGCTTTCATGAATTTAAAAAGTGGGCTTTAAAAGATGTAGAATTAGGTCCTAAAGCAGAAGTACAAAATAATATATATTGGTATTAA
- the asrB gene encoding anaerobic sulfite reductase subunit AsrB, with protein sequence MENNIYLPYKSKILDIIPHTDIDYTFRIKYEGDVKPGQFFQVSIPRYGEAPISVSGIGENFIDLTIRKVGKVTDVIHTFFPGQYLFIRGPYGNGFDLELFEGKEVIVTAGGTGLAPVKGIVDYFSENKDKVEKLTLISGFKSPSDILFKDDFEKWKNEMDTILTVDQGDEGYTGSVGLVTEFIEDIDIKNVEEANVVVVGPPMMLKFTLQEFLKRGIKKENIWVSYERKMCCGIGKCGHCKIDDTYICLDGPVFNYKKAEKLVD encoded by the coding sequence ATGGAAAACAATATTTATTTACCTTATAAATCAAAAATACTAGACATAATACCTCATACCGATATAGATTATACTTTTAGAATAAAGTATGAAGGAGATGTGAAACCAGGACAGTTTTTCCAAGTGTCAATTCCTAGATATGGGGAAGCACCTATATCAGTAAGTGGAATAGGGGAAAATTTTATTGATTTAACTATTCGAAAAGTTGGAAAGGTTACGGATGTAATTCATACATTTTTCCCAGGTCAATATTTGTTTATAAGAGGACCTTATGGTAATGGTTTTGATTTAGAGTTATTTGAAGGGAAAGAAGTTATAGTTACAGCAGGAGGTACAGGTTTAGCTCCTGTTAAAGGAATAGTAGATTATTTTTCTGAAAACAAAGATAAAGTAGAAAAATTAACTTTAATAAGTGGGTTTAAATCTCCATCAGATATTTTGTTTAAGGATGATTTTGAAAAATGGAAGAATGAAATGGATACAATACTTACAGTAGACCAAGGTGATGAAGGTTATACCGGAAGTGTAGGGCTTGTAACGGAATTTATAGAGGATATAGATATTAAAAATGTAGAAGAAGCCAATGTGGTTGTAGTAGGACCACCTATGATGTTAAAATTTACTCTTCAGGAGTTTTTAAAGAGAGGTATTAAGAAAGAAAATATTTGGGTTTCTTATGAAAGAAAAATGTGTTGTGGAATAGGGAAATGTGGCCATTGTAAAATAGATGATACTTATATTTGTTTAGATGGACCAGTTTTTAACTATAAAAAAGCAGAGAAACTTGTGGATTAG